The genomic region AGCCCCACGAGCAAGAACGTTTTATTCTTCTCAAATCTTTGGCAGTTAATTTGCGTCTTTTCTCTCGACACGTTTCTTGCGACCCTGTTGACTATTTATAACAAACGTTGTAAGGTTCTGTGATCACGAAAAATGTGACCATTTGATGTCATTTGTAATCATGAATATGCATGTTATGTTTCATTGTCACATGGGATTTCATCTACATTGACATGCCATTGTTTCCCTTTTCCTCCCTTCCTCCGCTCTGTTCTCAGGATTATCCATGAGGATGGGTACTCAGAAGATGAGTGTAAGCAGTACAGAGCCGTTGTCTACAGCAACACAATCCAGTCCGTTATGGCCATCATCAAAGCTATGGCCAACCTTAAGATCGACTATGATGAACCGACAAGAGCGGTAGGTATCTGACACTAAAGTTGAAGGTTTTTACACACCATCATCCTCTGAGGCAGCAAGGCCAATGACAATGTTTGAATTGTTTTGGAAAATATTATGCGGCTGCTAGCTTAAGCCATTACAACACTCAAAAGACCAATGTTCTTTTAAGGATTTAAGTAGGAGTCCAATTGTTCCCGTGTTTGAGGTAGTGACAGAAGTAACTGATAACCTGTTAAAGTATAGTGTAATATATCTGTTATATCATCTCTACTAATCACCTGCCAAGCTTCCACCGCCTCCTTCCTCACCGCCTTGAGGATTTGAGGCAGCAGGAATTATGCAGCTAAAGAATTTCTCTCGAGTGCAGTGTCACAGTCTCTACTTGGAAATCAACTCTGGGTAGCAGATGCTTAAGATGGACTCCTACAGTGCCATGTATTTTCAGTTTAtaactgtgtttgtgtgtgtgtttttgaaacAGTAAATCATCTCCACCCGGGGAGATAAAGTGACAGAAATACAATTCTGGCATTACTCATGAGAGTAGAAAATGCCATCATCTCATGAATGTGATTCATATATTCTATTTTCACAGATCATTTGAAAGATAATTTCTAGTATAAGACAAGTAAGTATCTGGAGAAGAGTCTCTATAGTTCCTTATGATGAATCAATCTGTCAACTCCTACATCGAAGTGAACCTAAAATGATTGTGTTTGAATTGATTACATGGGGAGAAAAGGAGACAGCTTTTATTCCCTCTTGGCACAGTCCAACATTTCACACCAATTACACATTTCAACTCATATGTTATACTTATATTAAAGTAGATGTATGTTTCTAAAAGCGTGCGGATACCACATAGGAAATTGTAACCCACCTGATCCCCAGACTTGAATTGGAATAAGTATTAAAGCAGATGTGCGTCATGTAGTGGATACAGTTCTGTGCTTGGTGGCTCTACACTAAAACATGCCTTCATGCAGGCAATTCAATTTAGACCCGTTTGTAAAAAACATTACTTTGCAGTTTCTGTAAATCTTTGATGCTTGTGTTGTCTCCAAATGTCCCTCTCCTGCGTGACCTTCAGTTGGAGTTGGATAAATATGGGTTATTTGTATGGAAAGAGCTTTTTGACTACTTGGCACATGTGAGGATCCGCTCTGCCAAGGGAGCTAACTCAGCATGACGAGTTCTGCTGGACGGAGTGAATTGAGTTTATTTGAGAAACTCCATCCACCACTGCTATGACCTACAGAGAGGACAGACTAATCTGGAACATTTCACAGTTTTCAATTAAAAAGACAATATTCGTCTCACGTGAGAGAAAACGCAGTCAGCATTATTCTGAAATCAGCATGTGACCTAATGGGTTTGTTTGATCTCTTCATGTAAACACAAGAAACACGCTGCTTTCACTGTTTGCCAAATGTGACAATTCCTGCAGACTATTGGTAACCAAGTAGTTGATACAGCGCACACATCACTCATTGGTTGGAGTTTTATTAACTAGTTTTCCAAGATGTGCCGCTTACAGATttgctgaagttgcaaacatTATTCATGACAGGGTCACAAGACTATTTCAGGTCGAATAAGCTAATTATTAACTAATCCATGGAGGTTTGCTCTTAATACCTAACATCAGAAGTTTACTTAAGCCTTCAAACACAGCGGGTCAGAGGGGTTCGGTGGAGGTGATGTAATCTGTGGACGATGCCCTTCTCAGAGTCCCAGTGAGTGCAAACTAAGTACAGTTGCAAAATGTCATTGCTCACTTATTATGTGTCTCAGGGTAACAAAGGCAAGTGCATTCCATTACTTTTAATATGAATGTCCTGCCTGCCATTCGATGAATCTGCTTTTCCAGGCCACTTAACTTTAATAGACGGATTCATTACCGTGCAGAGTTTATGGCAGGTGACTGTGAGACGACACAATGCCAAGTAAGCCAATGATCGATCCTTCATTTCTGGTTCTTTACTCTTCTGTTTACTTTTACTGTGTCTTCACTTCCTTCAATATAATTTGTTGTGAAAGTTTACAGTTTGACATTAGACATGTCTGATTCTATGGAGTGCAGAGGGCTGCAGGAAACTTCAACAAATGCTGTTTCTCTTTCCATCATAGGACTGTGTCCATCGGTCGGAGCTCTTATCTGCAGTGTCTAAGTAACGTTGTTTTTAAAAAGCACCAATTACCACAGGCACATAATGTTTTCCCTCGCTACTTCcagctacatttaaaaaagcctCTGTCACAGTTAGCTTAGAAGGTCAATGTTGACAACAATACTTATTACATGGCATGCAGTAAACAGTTGTGGTCATTCTTCAGTGCTTTTCATGTTGAAGGCCCTTATGAGATTTGATTCTCCAAGTAACTGTTTTAAAGGTTATGTGTTTGGGAACtggttttcttcttcttcttctcgatTAGCTGAAGTCTGAGGAATCTGTGCTGATGTATAGTTGTTTTCATCACAATTCTAAACTCTTTGTAATACTAACATGCATCCATGCCCACCATTACTGGGCCCTGCAGAAAGTGGGATATAATTAGCCATGTGAAAAAGATGTCCTAAATCAACTCGGCAGTGCTTAACAGCTTTGTCcattgaaaaagaaaaacaagtgATACTAGACTTTGTATCTTTCTGTGAAATTGGCTCTATctaatgtgttgtgtgtgtctcttcATGTCAGGACGATGCCCGCCAGCTGTTTGCtctgtccgcagcagcagaggagCAGGGCATCCTGCCAGAAGATCTGTCCAACGTCATCCAGCGGCTGTGGGCTGACGGTGGCGTGCAGGGCTGCTTCACACGGGCCAGAGAGTACCAGCTCAATGACTCAGCAGCATAGTGAGTGCCTTAATGACATAAAATAACACCAGAGAGCAGCTGCAGTTATTAATAATGATATTAATAGCCTGCTGTTTTGTTTAACCCGGGGCTTTCACTTTCAAACACCAGTTGTGTCGCTAATCCACAACAACATGACAACCTCAATCTCTCTCCGCTGGTTTTAATTACTTGAATTAATCTAATTTCTGAGCACTGTTTTTGGCAGCGTTGTTGTAATGTACCAGTATAATAAACAAGGAGAACATGAGGTAATGGTGAGAGGCTGCTGGTAAGAGGTGAGAGGTTATCACTCGTACCCTGTGGGATGATATCAGAGAGCCTGAGTCTTGTCGCAAACTGCAGCAGGAATTAGCTGATTTCTGTTTAATACACTCAGCCTTTGATAACACCATGACACGGCCAGAATGTGCGATGAACTGTCAGGGGAGTGTTAACTCTTTCACAAGTGATTGCTTTGCAGTAACGGCTGTATTATCTTCCACGGGGAGCGATATTGTTCTCTGTTTGTGTTGGCCGGTATTAACATAGCTTCATCTTCTCTGCCTCACTGCTCTTGCTAAGGCTGAGGGGACCTGGAAGCTAACAGGCTAACATTTAGCAGCTCTGAGATTGGACAATGTACCGTCATGGCTTTGTCGAGCTCTGAGAGAGTTGGTTGCTTTAAGAGGGAACTAAATGAGTCTGGCAGTAGAGAATAATCCATGTCTGAGCACCTGCTGAGAGCCAGAGAAAGGAAGGGAAAGATAAAGCGAGAGACATGGCACGGCTCTCATTAACTGAACCTCTCTGCTATGAGGCTTATAACCGCAATGGCTAAATCAAGCTGTGCTACAGTATCTGATGTGTGGACTTCAAAAGCATCCTAACCCTCTGCCCGTGTGGAGCAGGATTATGATTAAACTGTCGTGGCATGAAATAGTGGTGCAGAGGCTCTAATATCTACAGCCGGGCTGAATGGGATAACATCCAGCACCAACACTTTGTTTTATAACATCGTTTTTGCAAGTTAGTTAAATATTGTGCTGAAAGAATTACGTAAAAATGTACTTTTGGACTTTTATTTGTCGACCAGGTAACTTTATAGTTGTGAAAGTGGATTGTGGTCTTGTGTTAAAATGTATCAGGCTTTAGGTATGCTGAACAGTGTGAATGCTTTATTGTCCGTTTTTGAACACACACAGTTTTTCTTCTAAATAGATTTGAAAGAAAATATAGAGACAAACAGTGTCAAGATATTACATTGAAATATAGGTTTTTACATACAAATCATTATGTATTGTGTGCATGTGGATATGAACGGATCTCACTGCAGGATTCAGTGTATGCATTGCTTACCTAGTTTTCCTTTTCTTACTGTAATGTACATTATATAACATGAATGTTCATGACTGTGTGATCTCTGGTATAGCAGGGGTAACGCAGCAGCCTTGTACAGCTCTCATCACTGTCACTTTGTAACTGGCTGTGCTGAGACGACACAGAGCTGTTAGCGGACCTTCTGTACTTCTCATGTCTGTGAGAAGAAACAGATGAGACCTTTCACCTGAAAGAACCCAAACCCTTAACATCTTAAGGTCCCTTTATTTCTGTGAGGTTACTGCAcagtgttaatatatatggtgTGTGTCCTTGTTCCCGACAGCTATCTAAATGACCTGGCGAGGATAGGCAAGCCAGATTACATCCCCACACAGCAGGACGTGCTGCGGACCCGAGTGAAGACCACGGGCATCGTGGAGACACATTTCACCTTCAAGGATCTGCACTTCAAGTAAGacactccctcctttcacagtTATTCCTTTAATCTTCATTTTGTAAAATGCTAATAAAGTATTAAAGGTCTAAAAGAATCAGTTTATATTGTACAGCTAAATATTTCATTTGCAAAAGAGACATACTCGTTTACATAAAAACTGTCCCTGCTAATATAGGGTAAGGTAAgttacgtttatttatatagcacattttcagacacagaggcaattcaaagtgctttacatgatCATTAACACTTAAGAAGGCAACAGGAAGGAACACAGAGCTCTGGGTGGCTTGTAACAGAGCAGTATGTCGGACATATTTGGGGTCCCGAACCATTGAATGCTTTATAAGTTAgcaataacattttaaaatcgATTATACAGTGGTGATGTTTTAGAACTTATTTAGAACTTATGTGTAATGGATGTTtattttagagcaggggtgtcaaactcaaatacacagtgggctaaaataaaaaaaatgggtactagtcgagggccggactggttcaatgtttattgcaaaacttattgaaatgaacttattgcacatattaaacctggaactaacaaagcttcaaTTATTGcccataaaaacaacattaaacatgaaataatcagttgcattcatttcttatggctctatctgcagcttatccagagtcatttcttatgattacatttttccacaggccaacaacagcttaaaaaaaactatttccctcaaagagaaaaccaaacatgccctgttgtcgcaagaaagaaagtgcagaaggaaacatccatgtaaactcagtgtgctgctctgtgatgctagctcaagcagatacttggcatctcatcttgggtgcaagttcatcaatgtttgggctcaggctctgagctgcgGAGATcctcaggattgagtgaaggtgtgcgtgcaatataccggcgggccagatctaatagtacattacttgttagacgcttttatccaaagcgacttacatactcaatactgaggacaatccccacaggagccatttggggtgaagtgttgccacaacgacatgctgactgcggtggggtttgaacctgtgaccccctgacccgaacaccaacgcgtaacccactgcaccacacgcctagTAATtcaaaattatcctgcgggccgaaattaaatccaccacgggcctgatttggcccccgggccttgagtttgacacatgtgtttTAGAGGATCAAATGGTAACCACACTGATCAGAGGGCGACATGCCTTCAGGACTCGGGCTCAGGAGGTGACAGTAATTACTAAATGAGGCTCATGCTCGCCACCTGAAGTAGCGCCACACATTAGTTATGAGCTGTGCGGGAAATATCTTGCATGTTTCTAAATGTATCCGAAAAAATGATCATTACAAAAACTCATTTGATCTTTAAGATATTCTCAGTGAATCGCTGTGTTAGTTGATGACAATAACAGACTTTAAACGCAATGAGAAAGCAATTTAAAAGCCATATCTTATCAGAAAATCAACTGTTGTCACAGAGTACTTTGTTCTGACAATTATGAATCGCTAGTGACTGACACATTTTTCCGACTGAGGTAATTGAATTGATGTGCCTTTGAGTCATGAGTTTCGGTTTGTACAAAAAGTATTTTCTGTGTCTGCCAGAACACAATGCTTCGCTTTTTTGGAAAGTCAATACATTTTGCAAgaagaaaaacatttatttactgATTTGTCAAGTTGCTGATTGATTTTAGCATCTGAGATAAAGATGTCTTTAACGGTTAACCAAAGCAGCGTGTCCCACTCAATCCTGTTACAGTGATTTTTAGACACCGAGAAAAACCGAGGGGAACTTCAGAAAAGTGACATATCCCACACACAAAAAATGTAGACATGTGTGAGATGTTAGTCTGTATCACAGCAGGATATTAGAGAGGAAGAAAGATATTTCTGAATACAAACACATTACTACCCTTTTGAATGCTTGTTTTTTGCCACGCTTCTCAGAAGTGTACTTGTTTTGACAATGTAAATGTGTTCTTCTTGTCTATATGTTCTGAAAACATATGCTGTTTTCCCCATTTGTATTTTAATATCTGAAGTCAGCTCTCAATCCATACATGCGATGCTACAATGGCTACACTCTGCCTCTAGCTGCCAGCTGAAAAGCCTCCTCTCAATGTTAGACGGAGAACATCTTAAGTGTTGCAACGTCCAGACGAACATCCTCCATCATCCATCTAGGTACCCTTCATCTTCATGAATAACTCAGGATCCCAGTAAAAAAACCTTCTGCTGCCTTACCTCATCCTGCCTTAAGGCTGTCGTTACCACAGCAACTGCACTGAACAGAAATGCCCAGAAATGGCAGGAGAAATGATGAGGTCTGTGCAGAGAAACAACCTGcccagagagaggcagagagcacACACATTCCCAGAAAGAGACCTTGAGGCTGCTGCCTGTCAGCAGGCGGAAGTGTTGTTTCTTCTCCGGCATTATACTGTatatttattgtgtgtgtgtgtgtgtgtgtgtgtgtgtgtgtgtaggatgtTTGATGTTGGAGGCCAGCGTTCAGAAAGGAAGAAGTGGATCCACTGCTTTGAGGGAGTCACAGCCATCATCTTCTGTGTCGCCATGAGCGCCTACGACCTGGTCCTGGCTGAGGACGAGGAGATGGTGAGTTAGGCTTATCCTCAAAAATGTTTAAAAGCTTTGCACGAGGAGGTGATTCCGAGGAAAATGGAGAGGATAGGTTGGGATGTCAGGGAACGTCTTTTTAATAATGATAACAATCTCTTTATCTCCACTTGTACCCGTCCCATCCAGAACCGGATGCATGAGAGCATGAAGCTGTTTGACTCTATCTGCAACAACAAGTGGTTCACAGAGACCTCCATCATCCTGTTCCTCAACAAGAAGGACCTGTTCGAGGAGAAGATCGCCCACAGCCCCCTGACCATCTGCTTCCCCGAATACTCTGGTATGGTGGGACCGCCTCAACACAAACACAGGACAGGACCAAATAATAGATTTTAACAAGTAAAATATTTAGTAAATAGGGTGTAATAATTACTCTTGTACTTGGGGTTAGAGTCTGCCTCTGTATAGAACCATTAAACCAGGCTAAATCTAGACTCACGTTTTGCCTCTTATGTGTCACTATCACATTGAAGTTAAACATCCTTAAACACTCTTCTAACCATATGGATGAAAACATAATCTAATATGATAAAGATATTATACCTATTTCTTTATTTGCGACTATATTTACCAGTCCAGATGACCAGAAAATATCTTTCCCCTTTCGACAGAAAAAAATATCAATGCATCATATTTTTGGGAGAATATCTAAACAAAGACTAATAGTGGTCAATTGTTAACATTTTGTTTCAGATTGTTTAATATCAGCAAAACCATTTGTTGTTTAGACGTCCAATCTTTGTTTGGATTTGGAAAAGATCTGAgccaattatatattttttgcagATGGTTCGAAGGGTCTTTCTGGATACTGAAAATATCTGCTGACTAGGAAAGAGTGTTTAAACAACACGTTGGATTTTCAAACATTGCCGAGTGGTCAGAGATACAAACCGATGATGTGACTCTAATTTAATGATAATACCAAAGAGGCAAAAATTGAGGGATTGGCAAAATCATTCCAGATGAATTGAACAAGAGAACAGAAAAAGACCCTTCAGAGAGTGTGTTCTCCTCAGCGACTCAGCCTCTCCACTCTGTCTCCTCAGGCCCTAACAAGTACGAGGAGGCCCAGGCTTACATCCAGACCAAATTTGAAGACCTGAACAAGAAGAAGGACACCAAGGAAATCTACACCCACTTCACATGCGCTACCGACACCAAGAACGTGCAGTTCGTGTTCGACGCTGTCACTGACGTCATCATCAAGAACAACCTGAAGGACTGTGGCCTCTTCTAAAAAACAAATCTGAGAGAGTCAAGGTGAGTTCAGAGAGAGAAACCTGGCAGGTCAACGACTGAAGCCCGTCAGAAATAATGACTGATaggtgtgtttgtttttgtttttcagatTAATGGAAGAGTTCCAATGACCATGAAGAAAGGGGGAGTAAACACACATCATGAATGACTGCACTGGCCAACCACGATTTCTGCTTTGATCTGCTTTTTATAAAGACACCTAAGAGACTAAAAACCCGACGAGACTCGCAGAATTTCAACAAATGCTGATCCAGTCGCTCGTATTGTTAACTCTTTGGCCTATGACCACAAAATCAACATGTATAATTGTATTTTTGttctatttttttttcttctttatttTCAATTACTAAAGGAGGTAAAGGAAAACTTTTTATataaatgcatttattttacttttagaAATTCTGATGTGCAAATTATTCAACTTTTAATCACAGGAAGCTTATTTTTTAAAAGATGAAGCACAGGCATGGACATAAAATATGACTGATAAAGGAAAGTGCTTTTTTTTATAATGTTTACATAAGTTCATAATTCATAGCCAAACCGTATATTGTTCTGCATGACTCAACATGGCAAATATTAGCTCTGTAATCTGCACAAATTATCTAATATTCCtacaaaaaactaaataaaaaatgttaaaatgctgaaaaaaataaataaaaaatgcttCACATGCTGGGGGAAATTATGACAAAATTCTAACTGATATTTAAAGTATGTGTGTAACTaacattctctctctttttataGTACCATTTCCATGTCTGTCGTGGTATGTGTGTGCCTTGACTTCTGTTTACAACCAATTCTTAGATATGCTTTCAATACTGTTTGACCTACTGTGCGCCTATATTTTTCTTGTGTTTTCTGCCTAGCACCTATGAATATATATAGTGATTATTAATGAGAGACAAAAATGTAATTCAGCAAAAGGTTAGTGTTTTTTGGTAAATattaaaatgcttttaaagtcctatatgatttaatttaaataaaagtagAGATCACCTGACCTGCGTGCACGTTTTTTTTCCCCCTCTTGTTACTTCTGTTATATTGCAACATATTTTGTGGGTAACTTTGCAGTTGTTTGTCATTTCTTTACACAAAAgggttaaaaacaaacaaagataAATAAAACTGAAGTATTGGGGTTTAGAATATTTACTTTCCACAAAAGTGAGACTTTGTAGCTGAAAAGAAGACATGGTGGCTATACATAACAAATAAGGAATGATAGTAAATGCTTAAATGTAGTGGAATAGCAACACAGTTATAGAGCACTATAACTGAATGTATCTGTAGTAAAGTTATGTTGGTATTAAGTCTAGTTTTATATCTAAAGTGTGCTAACATTAAACATAAATGTATTCTGATCATGTCAGTCCAAGTGAGGCTACATTGACAAGACTTGAGTATGAAATGTAGCTATGGTGTTTTCTTTTCTAAGAGGAGGTTTAATTTTTTCTATCAAAAGTTACAGAATCTCGCTTCAGGCCTtttacatataataataataataatacactgaacaaaaatataaacgcaacacttttgtttttgctcccatttttcatgagatgaactcaaagatctaaaacattttttatatacacaaaataaccatttctctcaaatattgttcaaaaatctgaaaaaatctgtgatagtgagcacttctcctttgccgagatagtccatcccacctcacaggtgtggcatatcaagatgctgattagacagcatgattattgcacaggtgtgccttaggctggccacaataaaaggccactctgaaacgtgcagttttgctttattggggggggtttgggggggggtacgaaaaccaggcagtatctggtgtgaggggtaggggtaggcaggcccggttccagaaaaaaatgactaagggtgcatctgagattagagagggtgcagtggtaggGTTAgtagtgctattttttttaagtggggagtgtacctaacaccctctatgggggtcctcacctcctctgtgggggtccgggggcatgctcccccgggaagattttttttaaatattgaagttaaaagcatcaatctggtgcactttgagagcaacattaagagatctatggatctatgtgctctttgcttgatcatgccttcccagtcccttatcacgtagccataagagcatggcgccagttgttgcagccagttgtggtgaaggcatctgacttacttgaaccgaaatgtctacatgcatagcagaagatggcatcttttttacatgaatattccagccaatctctgttttgaaaccatgagctgcaatatgagcgccttaccccactgtacaggcgagttgggtacttttttaaatatacctgggcaggctctgttttgcagaggtcctctggcacttgcgggccgccgaggggtggtggtgtttggggtaacgaagacggctgtggctgctccgcctctgtgggcgaggcgggcgaggcgggcaaagccggcgagtcgggcaggaggacgttagtgtccacgacagtaacgtaatgtccccatgatctgaactgttattacctgcagtagatgcagtgtatgctggcgataagggctggttgttttaaccattttccatcattgactgctgtgtaagcaccttgcagatgatgaatgtgcagcggcacaggtcacgcgcacctgacataataatgttacttaccgtttaaattgatcaaataaatgcagcagacaatgctattcaaccacaattacaatttatttttatttaaactatattcttcttcttcttcttcttcttcttcttcttcttcttcttcttcttattattattattattcctactattgttagtaatagtaggcaaaatgtaatattttacacttttaatttttttcacttttttttttttcacttttactttttcaaatgagggtgcaatgcacccttatgcacccccgtagaaccgggcctgggggtagggttagggttagggtaatgttgtgaatcgagtggcccatggtggtggtggggttatggtatgggcaggcgtatgtaatggacgacgaacacaggccactcgattcacaacattaccctaaccctacccctacccctcacaccagatactgcctgcttttcggacccccccaataaagcaaacatgcacgtttcagagtggccttttattgtggccattctaaggcacacttgtgcaataatcatgctgtctaatcagcatcttgatatgccacacctgtgaggtgggatggattatctcggcaaaggagaagtgctcactattacagattttttcagatttttgaacaatatttcagataaatggttattttgtgtatatagaaaatgttttagatctttgagttcatctcataaaaaatgggagcaaaaacaaaagtgttgcgtttatatttttgttcggTGTAGATacatttgttagcgcttttacaggtgctcaaagttgCTTTACAGagatagtgaaaagaaaagaacaacaaataattaaagtcAAATTTAAAATcaagcaatacaaaaacaatcacacattaaaagccccgggcttttttgaaaatgtcaacATTCCTGTACATATTGGGTATAATTATTCTGTGTTATACAGACAACACACAGGCTGACCGAACCACAACTTCCTGCTGAAATTAAACTGGCCGATGGCCCCATCTAGTGGACGACTAATGTAAGGATATCAATTCCTACAAACACCAGTGTCTCAGTTTTGCCTTCACAAAATGTTCTCGATTAAGTATGATTTACCTTATTTACCAGATGAAGAGGTGAATATTAAGGAGAAGTTTGTTTTATAAAAGATTGCTGGCTGTTGAGTTTGAGAGACACGTGGCTAATAGTGGTTTCTACTTCCACCACAGTGGTTTCAGAAACCTACGGAGCcacctaggggacatggagaagaaaaataaaattatttgaaaaaaaataaaaataaaatgttttgcgagatatcgcaaaacccctttgcgagatctcgcaaaaccccgttgcagtttgtagacggtcTCTAAGCACTCTTCTccttcctccagctgcagattgtgaccaattcttgatgtttagctcggatgacggcgcgtatcgaactgttctgataaaaacgactctgtagctcgttgtctaccttgctatgattgtaaagtcatgttgtttgtatttttacaacgttatgttcatgagttattgatccgcgaaattcgaatctgtcaataactcagctcagaggaacgtgcatgtcccctcgctctgagtgttctcttgaggtgtcttcacttatgtgaaacccttttatatatacagtcaatgtgtgaaacccgtgcctattgccaagcactgatgttatatctttatatttaaggccaagctcaaagtaaaatcgatgaaccactccattgttgtgctttctgtgttgccgtagcagccgaactgaccaggaagtacta from Pseudochaenichthys georgianus chromosome 5, fPseGeo1.2, whole genome shotgun sequence harbors:
- the LOC117447191 gene encoding guanine nucleotide-binding protein G(i) subunit alpha-2, whose product is MGCTVSQEDKAAAERSKMIDKNLRDDGEKAAREVKLLLLGAGESGKSTIVKQMKIIHEDGYSEDECKQYRAVVYSNTIQSVMAIIKAMANLKIDYDEPTRADDARQLFALSAAAEEQGILPEDLSNVIQRLWADGGVQGCFTRAREYQLNDSAAYYLNDLARIGKPDYIPTQQDVLRTRVKTTGIVETHFTFKDLHFKMFDVGGQRSERKKWIHCFEGVTAIIFCVAMSAYDLVLAEDEEMNRMHESMKLFDSICNNKWFTETSIILFLNKKDLFEEKIAHSPLTICFPEYSGPNKYEEAQAYIQTKFEDLNKKKDTKEIYTHFTCATDTKNVQFVFDAVTDVIIKNNLKDCGLF